Proteins found in one Holophagales bacterium genomic segment:
- a CDS encoding dienelactone hydrolase family protein has translation MTRSTVAIVLTLLLSTAPVLAQADPHAGHAHAAPATTATSAPAAAPLPPNEAIPPDAEGAKAALAKSPRHGEWVDLKLADGTKLLTWVVYPESKAKAGVVLVIHEVYGLTDWVRGVADQLAEDGFIALAPDLLSGLGPNGGGTEGLGADVTKTIRTLTPEQVAARLDVVRDYALKLPAANGKSASVGYCWGGSMSFAYAAAQPKLDGAVVYYGSSPADAAAYAKIAAPVLGLYGADDARVNATIPTAEAEMKKLGKPFAANVYEGAGHGFLRQQAGRDGANRKAAEKAWAATLTFLRDRLK, from the coding sequence ATGACGAGATCGACCGTCGCAATCGTCCTCACCCTGCTTCTGTCGACCGCTCCCGTCCTCGCGCAGGCCGACCCGCACGCCGGGCACGCGCACGCGGCGCCCGCCACGACTGCCACGTCCGCCCCGGCCGCGGCGCCGCTCCCGCCGAACGAGGCGATCCCGCCCGACGCCGAGGGCGCGAAGGCGGCGCTCGCGAAGAGCCCGCGACACGGCGAGTGGGTCGACCTGAAGCTCGCCGACGGGACGAAGCTCCTGACCTGGGTCGTCTATCCCGAGTCCAAGGCGAAGGCCGGCGTCGTCCTCGTCATCCACGAGGTCTACGGGCTGACCGACTGGGTTCGTGGCGTCGCGGACCAGCTCGCCGAGGACGGCTTCATCGCGCTCGCTCCCGACCTCCTCTCGGGCCTCGGCCCGAACGGGGGCGGCACCGAGGGGCTCGGGGCGGACGTGACGAAGACGATCCGGACGCTGACGCCGGAGCAGGTGGCCGCGCGGCTCGACGTCGTCCGCGACTACGCCCTGAAGCTCCCGGCTGCGAACGGGAAGAGCGCCTCGGTCGGCTACTGCTGGGGCGGCTCGATGAGCTTCGCCTACGCCGCCGCGCAGCCGAAGCTGGACGGCGCCGTCGTCTATTACGGCTCGTCGCCGGCGGACGCGGCGGCGTACGCGAAGATCGCCGCGCCCGTCCTCGGCCTCTACGGGGCCGACGACGCGCGCGTGAACGCGACGATCCCGACGGCCGAGGCGGAGATGAAGAAGCTCGGAAAGCCGTTCGCCGCGAACGTCTACGAAGGGGCCGGGCACGGGTTTCTGAGGCAGCAGGCCGGGCGGGACGGGGCGAACCGGAAGGCCGCCGAGAAGGCCTGGGCCGCGACGCTGACGTTCCTGCGCGACCGGCTGAAGTAG
- a CDS encoding cyclic nucleotide-binding domain-containing protein has protein sequence MLAFSLLAVGGVVITGQVVGRSLFLSALPPWAIPFRFLLPPLALVAAVALHGRAARHLTPRQLVTATFGPIVAFVVLARILMPTPLGETLAFLLTLAVMLDAAGNVVMIVFWTIAGDVFDAREAKRLFGIISGGSVVANVAFGLFLGRLAAAVRAADLLLVVVLAVLGCWAIVQRLTTRHSRQEPAPSPQETAAGANAGEGFVDDLRAVLSSPLTRTLGAALVVVALVGTIADYQLDLTLKAAYGADAKGMVGFLSNFRVAAGLVGLVVQFAVAGRLMERWGVLAALLVLPASVALGGVAGLVTGGALWAISLPRAADISFKYTLNDSAFNLLYLPLTSRQRTRAKAVVDGTLKPVLAVLLGLAFLAVSRTGSTHVLPWTVPLLLLSGIWIALLFRATRHYVDALSASLVMRRLDLGRGSVDLSDETSARVLRTALGESDGLRVLHTLSVARSATGSDWSDLVAPLTSHPDPEVRAEAASYLAERGASRHAERLRTLMADPAESTRAAAIAAYCRLSGADAVPVVVPLLQDASLSTRGSAIVALVRHGGLGGLLHAGRPLQDLLVSPDAGERTLGAGILGELAVPGFFHPIQDLLEDPVPSVRAAALRAARSVAAPELVPALRKALDEPSSRAGAVRALIASTAADPQRLAGIALDPTLAAPARVALVRALGKAGPAASAFLPDFAFDEEERVRAAAYASMLDLRANGHSPAIEPERLREQLRSEVRSAFERRVALADLERDSVHPLLLDALAAGVQRDQDRVLALVALLYPRLVLEPLRRAMSQTDARLRANAIELIENVAQAEKDVLVPYVGGSAAERQEAARLLGVTNQDPAAHVERLLGSRDSWVRLCALASAGGSSHAGLRSRIEAELSSPDPLFRETARHALGTPAAGAGQAREGENRMPLAPLEKVLFLKQVSLFREIPAEDVAALLPIAEEVSFQAGDVVIREGDKGDALYLIVEGSIGISAGGVATGKRLGSRDVIGELSILTGDPRSVTCTAESEVLALRIDREPFWQLMRERPEVPVGLVKILTGYIRK, from the coding sequence ATGCTCGCGTTCTCGCTTCTCGCGGTCGGGGGCGTCGTGATCACCGGGCAGGTCGTGGGCCGATCGCTCTTCCTGAGCGCGCTCCCGCCCTGGGCGATCCCGTTCCGGTTCCTCCTTCCGCCGCTCGCGCTCGTCGCGGCCGTGGCGCTCCACGGGCGCGCGGCCCGGCACCTGACTCCCCGGCAGCTCGTCACGGCGACGTTCGGGCCCATCGTCGCGTTCGTCGTCCTCGCGCGGATCCTCATGCCGACGCCGCTGGGCGAGACGCTCGCCTTCCTGCTGACCCTCGCGGTCATGCTCGACGCGGCGGGGAACGTCGTGATGATCGTCTTCTGGACGATCGCCGGCGACGTCTTCGACGCGCGCGAGGCCAAGCGCCTCTTCGGCATCATCTCCGGGGGCAGCGTCGTCGCCAACGTCGCCTTCGGCCTCTTCCTCGGCCGGCTCGCGGCCGCGGTTCGCGCCGCCGACCTGCTGCTGGTCGTCGTCCTCGCGGTCCTCGGCTGCTGGGCGATCGTCCAGCGCCTGACCACGCGGCACTCCCGGCAGGAACCCGCGCCCTCGCCTCAGGAGACCGCAGCCGGTGCGAACGCCGGCGAGGGATTCGTCGATGACCTGAGGGCCGTCCTCTCGTCACCCCTGACACGGACGCTCGGGGCCGCCCTCGTCGTCGTCGCCCTCGTCGGGACGATCGCCGACTACCAGCTCGACCTGACGCTCAAGGCGGCCTACGGCGCGGACGCGAAGGGGATGGTGGGATTCCTGTCGAACTTCCGCGTCGCGGCCGGCCTCGTCGGGCTCGTCGTCCAGTTCGCGGTCGCGGGGCGTCTCATGGAGCGGTGGGGCGTCCTCGCCGCCCTCCTGGTCCTCCCCGCCTCCGTCGCCCTCGGCGGCGTCGCGGGGCTCGTCACGGGTGGCGCCCTCTGGGCCATCTCCCTCCCGCGCGCAGCGGACATCTCCTTCAAGTACACGCTCAACGATTCCGCCTTCAACCTCCTGTACCTCCCGCTCACGTCACGCCAGCGCACCCGCGCCAAGGCGGTGGTGGACGGAACGCTCAAGCCCGTGCTCGCGGTCCTCCTCGGCCTCGCGTTCCTCGCGGTGAGCCGGACCGGGAGCACGCATGTCCTCCCGTGGACGGTACCGCTCCTGCTCCTCTCGGGGATCTGGATCGCGCTCCTCTTCCGAGCCACACGGCACTACGTGGACGCCCTCTCGGCGAGCCTCGTCATGAGGCGGCTCGACCTCGGGCGCGGCTCCGTCGACCTCTCGGACGAGACGAGCGCACGCGTCCTCAGGACGGCCCTCGGCGAGAGCGACGGCCTGCGCGTCCTCCACACGCTCTCGGTGGCGCGGAGCGCCACCGGGTCGGACTGGTCGGACCTCGTGGCCCCCCTGACGTCGCACCCCGATCCCGAGGTCCGCGCCGAGGCCGCGTCCTACCTCGCCGAGCGCGGGGCGTCCCGCCACGCGGAACGCCTCCGGACGCTGATGGCCGATCCTGCCGAGTCGACCCGCGCCGCGGCCATCGCGGCGTACTGCCGGCTCTCGGGGGCGGACGCCGTCCCCGTCGTCGTCCCCCTGCTCCAGGACGCGAGCCTCTCGACGCGAGGCTCGGCCATCGTTGCGCTCGTCCGGCACGGCGGTCTCGGCGGCCTCCTCCACGCCGGTCGGCCTCTCCAGGACCTCCTCGTCTCCCCGGACGCCGGAGAGCGGACACTGGGCGCCGGAATCCTCGGCGAGCTGGCCGTGCCCGGCTTCTTCCACCCGATCCAGGACCTGCTCGAGGACCCTGTGCCGTCCGTGCGTGCCGCAGCCCTCCGAGCGGCCCGGAGCGTCGCGGCGCCCGAGCTCGTCCCCGCGCTCCGGAAGGCGCTCGACGAGCCGTCTTCCCGCGCCGGTGCCGTGAGGGCCCTCATCGCGAGCACGGCGGCGGACCCGCAGCGCCTCGCCGGGATCGCGCTCGACCCGACGCTGGCGGCCCCGGCGCGCGTTGCGCTCGTGAGGGCTCTCGGCAAGGCAGGCCCCGCCGCGTCGGCGTTCCTCCCGGACTTCGCATTCGACGAGGAAGAGAGGGTCCGCGCGGCCGCGTACGCCTCGATGCTCGACCTGCGCGCGAACGGTCACTCGCCCGCGATCGAGCCGGAACGCCTTCGTGAGCAGCTGCGCTCGGAGGTCCGCTCGGCCTTCGAAAGGCGGGTGGCGCTCGCGGACCTCGAGAGGGACTCGGTGCATCCCCTCCTCCTCGATGCTCTCGCCGCCGGAGTCCAGCGGGACCAGGACCGGGTCCTCGCGCTCGTCGCTCTCCTCTACCCGCGCCTCGTCCTCGAGCCCCTCCGCCGGGCGATGAGCCAGACGGACGCGCGGCTCCGCGCGAACGCCATCGAGCTCATCGAGAACGTCGCCCAGGCGGAGAAGGACGTTCTCGTGCCGTACGTGGGCGGCTCGGCGGCCGAGCGGCAGGAAGCCGCGCGCCTCCTCGGCGTCACGAACCAGGATCCGGCCGCGCACGTCGAGAGGCTCCTCGGGAGCCGGGATTCGTGGGTCCGCCTCTGCGCCCTCGCCTCGGCGGGCGGCTCCTCCCACGCGGGGCTCAGGTCCCGGATCGAAGCCGAGCTCTCGTCGCCGGACCCTCTCTTCCGGGAAACGGCACGTCACGCTCTCGGGACGCCGGCTGCGGGGGCCGGCCAGGCAAGGGAAGGAGAAAACCGGATGCCGCTGGCGCCGCTCGAGAAGGTCCTGTTCCTCAAGCAGGTTTCGCTCTTCCGGGAGATCCCCGCGGAGGACGTGGCCGCCCTCCTGCCGATCGCCGAGGAGGTCTCCTTCCAGGCCGGCGACGTCGTCATCCGGGAGGGGGACAAGGGAGACGCCCTCTACCTCATCGTGGAAGGCTCGATCGGCATCTCTGCCGGCGGGGTCGCGACCGGCAAACGCCTCGGATCGCGCGACGTCATCGGCGAGCTCTCGATCCTGACGGGGGATCCCCGCTCCGTGACCTGCACGGCCGAGAGCGAGGTCCTCGCCCTCCGAATCGACCGCGAGCCTTTCTGGCAGCTCATGCGGGAGAGACCGGAAGTTCCCGTGGGGCTCGTCAAGATCCTCACCGGGTACATCAGGAAGTGA
- a CDS encoding EAL domain-containing protein, whose product MLTRWPARLAASVLLAVLLPPALLVWLSWRLERRALRDDLEARAQVAAALTDALLSHAEAFLARLGNRWDGGCSPDTAETLKSAIDVGLAVRDASLLDGSLSLVCSVGAVPLPLPEAVRNALQRDGRALWDGALGTGAVRFAVRLPRGAGQVSFDAARLSRFLAPVADGGRLVGEVAGAAGIVLRVPAAGETPSPRPGALLRLLGRIVGVRAEEARARCTGGGISVRVRATADVQLAAWGETLPLLLAIGLGFGAGAAALVLLAGSPGAALKRQLRGAARRGELEVRYLPVVDVRSGRCVGAEALLRWRHAREGLLSPDLFIALAEETGLIVPITDWLMRRVGRDLPDGLPEPDRFHVSINLAGAHLRDPGTVAGILRAFEGSSLRPECLVFEVTEREFIEDEGGTARNVLEAIQAWGAKVALDDFGTGFSNIATLRRFRLDHLKIDKSFVEGIGTGSVAETVIDAVVDLGQKLEMTIIAEGVERPEQVDYLVARGVHLIQGFHFSLPLTLKGLVRFVEERAILAAESEAVEEGRAPGPPGAGAA is encoded by the coding sequence GCGCTCAGGTGGCGGCTGCGTTGACCGACGCGCTCCTCTCTCACGCGGAGGCGTTCCTGGCACGCCTTGGAAACCGGTGGGACGGCGGCTGCAGCCCCGACACCGCCGAGACGCTGAAGTCCGCCATCGACGTCGGCCTCGCCGTGCGCGACGCCTCGCTGCTCGACGGGTCCCTCTCGCTCGTCTGCAGCGTCGGAGCCGTCCCCCTGCCCCTGCCGGAAGCGGTGCGCAACGCCCTGCAGCGCGACGGACGGGCCCTCTGGGACGGTGCCCTCGGGACCGGCGCGGTGCGGTTCGCCGTCCGCCTTCCGCGGGGCGCAGGACAGGTGAGCTTCGACGCGGCGAGGCTGTCGCGCTTCCTGGCGCCCGTGGCGGACGGCGGACGCCTCGTGGGGGAGGTCGCCGGGGCAGCGGGAATCGTGCTCCGGGTGCCGGCCGCGGGCGAGACGCCCTCGCCGCGCCCCGGCGCGCTGCTCCGGCTTCTCGGGCGGATCGTCGGGGTGCGTGCCGAGGAGGCCAGGGCCCGCTGCACGGGCGGGGGGATCTCCGTCCGCGTGCGGGCCACCGCCGACGTCCAGCTCGCCGCGTGGGGAGAGACCCTTCCTCTCCTCCTCGCGATCGGCCTCGGATTCGGGGCGGGCGCAGCGGCGCTCGTCCTCCTCGCCGGGTCACCCGGCGCGGCCCTCAAGCGTCAGCTCCGGGGCGCCGCCCGCCGCGGCGAGCTGGAGGTCCGCTACCTGCCTGTCGTCGACGTCCGCTCGGGGCGTTGTGTCGGCGCGGAGGCGCTGCTTCGCTGGCGCCACGCGCGCGAGGGGCTCCTCTCGCCCGACCTCTTCATCGCGCTGGCGGAGGAGACGGGCCTGATCGTGCCGATCACCGACTGGCTCATGCGGCGCGTCGGCCGGGACCTGCCCGACGGCCTGCCCGAGCCGGATCGCTTCCACGTGTCGATCAACCTCGCCGGGGCCCACCTCCGCGACCCGGGGACCGTGGCGGGCATCCTGCGCGCGTTCGAGGGCTCGAGCCTCCGGCCGGAGTGCCTGGTCTTCGAGGTGACGGAGAGGGAGTTCATCGAGGACGAGGGGGGGACGGCGCGAAACGTCCTCGAGGCGATCCAGGCGTGGGGCGCGAAGGTCGCGCTCGACGACTTCGGGACGGGCTTCTCGAACATCGCCACGCTCCGCCGCTTCCGCCTCGACCACCTGAAGATCGACAAGAGCTTCGTGGAGGGAATCGGGACCGGCTCCGTCGCGGAAACCGTCATCGACGCCGTCGTCGACCTCGGCCAGAAGCTCGAGATGACGATCATCGCCGAAGGCGTCGAGCGGCCGGAGCAGGTCGACTACCTCGTCGCCCGCGGCGTCCACCTGATCCAGGGGTTCCACTTCTCCCTTCCGCTCACGCTGAAGGGGCTCGTCCGGTTCGTCGAGGAGAGGGCGATCCTGGCCGCCGAGTCGGAGGCGGTGGAAGAAGGCCGCGCGCCCGGCCCACCCGGCGCCGGGGCCGCCTGA